Part of the Archaeoglobus neptunius genome, CATTCCTCTTCTCCACGAACTCCTCCGGCAGGTTGTCAAGGGACACTTCTCCCAAGATTCGGTAATCCCAGTCTCCGGACTGAATGGACTTAAACAGAGTTTCCCTTACCTTTTCCTTTCCTCCAAGCCAGTCCATAAAGTCTCTAGGCTGTTTAACTCCAAGATTCCTATGAATACCAAAATTTGACTCGTCAGCATCGATAACAAGTACCTTTCCACCCCTCGATGCCAGTTCCTTTGCCAGAAGAGCGGAGACCACACTCTTCCCGCACCCACCTTTACCGCATACGAGTATCTTCATTCAGTAAAGGTTTCACATTAAGTTTTAAAACTTTTTCAATTTATGTTACTAAGAATTTAAAACAAATAAATTTAGTATTAAAAAGTTAAAAATTACATACAACTTTCACGCTATTTTCTCAGCCCAAGTCTCCTCAAAACCTGTGTCGCTCTTTCCTGCCCATAGAATTCGTAAACCCCACCTTTACTACCCGGTTTTACTGCAGGATCCCCAAGATAACCCGCATCAACAAGCTGTACAAGGAGCTTGGGTGGTGCCCATTTCGGATCTTTGGTTGCGTCAAACATGGCTTCATAAATCCTCAATCTTGTATCCAGTCCGACAAGATCACCGGTCTCAATGGGGCCCATTGAATAACCATAACCCAGCATCATGCCGATATCTATGTCCTGAGGAGTTGCCACACCTTCCTGCAGCATCATCATTGCCTCCTTGCCCAGCAACAGTCCGAGACGTGAGGTTGCAAAACCGGGCGAATCATTAACGACTATGGGAACCTTTCCCAGCCCGATAAACCACTCCTTTATCTCCACAACCAGTTTTTCATCACTCAAAAGTCCTTTGACAAGTTCAACCAACTTCTGGACCTGGACAGGATTGAAAAAGTGGATACCCAGAAACTTTCCTGGATTTGTGACTGCTGAAGAGAGTTTCGTAATGCTTATGGATGATGTGTTCGAACCTATAACTGCATCTCCCGCAATAGCATCAATCTCCTTCAGAACTTTCAGCTTGAGGTCTGCATTCTCAAAAACAGCCTCAATTACCAGATCACAGTCTGCCAGCACAGAATAGTCGGTCGATGTGGCTATTCGCCCCAGAACTGCATTCATCTCATCCTCTTTCATCTTCCCTCGTTCAACCAGCCTTTGCAGACCAAACCTCCCAGACTTTATTACCTCCATCCCTTCCTTCAGCGTTTTCTCGCTCACATCAACCGCAACAACTTCCAGGTTCTGCTGGGCGAAAAACTGTGCGATCTGGGTCCCCATCACACCAAAGCCAACAACTCCTATCTTCTTAAACATTCTACCACCCCCTAAACTCGGGTTTTCTCTTTTCCAGGAAAGCCCTCATCCCCTCCTTTGCATCTTCACTTGAGAACAGGAGTGAGAACAGGCTCGCTTCGTACCTAATCCCGTCTCTGAGCGGCATGTTCATGGATGCGTTTAGAGCCTTTTTGGCAATCTTAACAGCCAGCGGCGATTTCTCCAGTATTCTGCCTGCAATCTCTCTGGCCTTCTCCATCAGCCTATCGTGCTCCACCACCTCATCGACAAGACCGATCCTCAATGCTGTGCGAGCATCAATGATCTCTCCTGTCAGCACCAGCCTCTTCGCCATTCCCAATCCAACAAGCCTGGGCAACCTCTGCGTACCCCCCGCTCCGGGAATTATGGCAAGATTGATTTCCGGTTGACCGAACTTCGCCTTTTCACTGGCAATTCTAATATCACATGCCATTGCCAGCTCACACCCTCCACCAAGAGCGTATCCATTAATGGCAGCAATCACAGGTATCTCAAGATCCTCCAGACGATTGAAAAGTTCCGTACCAAGTTTTGTTGCTTCTAAAGCCTTAACGGGGTCTCTTTGAAGCAACTCGTTTATATCTGCCCCAGCAGCAAACGCCCTGCCACTTCCAGTAATGATCAGAACCCTAACGCTCTTTTCTGCCTGCTCCAGAACCTCTTTAAGCTCAATTCTAGTTTTCACATCCAGTGCGTTGAGCTTCTCTGGTCTGCTAAGGACTGCAATTCCCAAACCCCCATCAACCTCAAACTTAATCCTCTCTCCCATTTTCAAAACCTCCCAATCAGTCTTCTCGCTATAACCGACTTCTGAATCTCCTTCGTCCCCTCGTAAATCTCCATCACCTTTGCATCCCTGTAAAAACGCTCAGCCGGATACTCACCGATATAACCATAACCTCCATGAAGCTGTACGCACCAGTTTGCAACGTAAACGGCCGTTTCGCCTGAGTAGTACTTTGCCATCGAGGACAATTCTGGCCTTGGGTCGCCTTTGCTGCAGTGCCATGCTGCCTGATACGTCAGCAATCTCGCTGCCTGAATTCTGGTAGCCATCTCAGCAATTTTAAACTGAGTGTGCTGAAAGGACGCAATTGGCTGCTCAAATTGCTTTCTCTGCCCGACATAGTTTAAAGCCAGCTCAAATGAGCCCTGAGCTATTCCAACGGCCTGTGCTGCAACTCTCGGTCTTGTATGGTTGAAGAACTCCATGAGATAGTAGAAACCTCTTCCCGGTTCGCCTAGAATATTCTCATCAGAAACCCTGACGTCATCCAAAACGATTTCTGCCGTATCGCTTGCTCTCAGACCCATTTTGTTCTTGATTTTTCTCGCCCTGAAGCCTTTGCTTCCACTCTCAACTATGGCAAATGTCAGGCCATGATGTCTTTTCTCACCATCATACGTTCTACCGAAAACCAGAACAAAATC contains:
- a CDS encoding 3-hydroxyacyl-CoA dehydrogenase family protein, with translation MFKKIGVVGFGVMGTQIAQFFAQQNLEVVAVDVSEKTLKEGMEVIKSGRFGLQRLVERGKMKEDEMNAVLGRIATSTDYSVLADCDLVIEAVFENADLKLKVLKEIDAIAGDAVIGSNTSSISITKLSSAVTNPGKFLGIHFFNPVQVQKLVELVKGLLSDEKLVVEIKEWFIGLGKVPIVVNDSPGFATSRLGLLLGKEAMMMLQEGVATPQDIDIGMMLGYGYSMGPIETGDLVGLDTRLRIYEAMFDATKDPKWAPPKLLVQLVDAGYLGDPAVKPGSKGGVYEFYGQERATQVLRRLGLRK
- a CDS encoding enoyl-CoA hydratase/isomerase family protein, whose product is MGERIKFEVDGGLGIAVLSRPEKLNALDVKTRIELKEVLEQAEKSVRVLIITGSGRAFAAGADINELLQRDPVKALEATKLGTELFNRLEDLEIPVIAAINGYALGGGCELAMACDIRIASEKAKFGQPEINLAIIPGAGGTQRLPRLVGLGMAKRLVLTGEIIDARTALRIGLVDEVVEHDRLMEKAREIAGRILEKSPLAVKIAKKALNASMNMPLRDGIRYEASLFSLLFSSEDAKEGMRAFLEKRKPEFRGW
- a CDS encoding acyl-CoA dehydrogenase family protein — its product is MDFKLTSEQEDIKRAAREFAEREFKPEVMDECDREEKYPLDIVKKARKLGFSTVKIPEEYGGMGLTLFEEVLVTEEFYRVSPGIGNACLSSAFGTELLVLFGSEEQKERYLTWVTEKNGISAMASTEPDAGSDVAGVRTKIVKEGDEWVINGTKQFITNGSMCDFVLVFGRTYDGEKRHHGLTFAIVESGSKGFRARKIKNKMGLRASDTAEIVLDDVRVSDENILGEPGRGFYYLMEFFNHTRPRVAAQAVGIAQGSFELALNYVGQRKQFEQPIASFQHTQFKIAEMATRIQAARLLTYQAAWHCSKGDPRPELSSMAKYYSGETAVYVANWCVQLHGGYGYIGEYPAERFYRDAKVMEIYEGTKEIQKSVIARRLIGRF